A single genomic interval of Xiphophorus couchianus chromosome 2, X_couchianus-1.0, whole genome shotgun sequence harbors:
- the rpl27a gene encoding large ribosomal subunit protein uL15, with the protein MPTKKSKTRKLRGHVSHGHGRVGKHRKHPGGRGNAGGMHHHRINFDKYHPGYFGKVGMRHYHLKRNTSYCPTINLDKLWTLVSEQTRVNYGKKPEGPAPVIDAVRAGYYKVLGKGKLPKQPVIVKAKFFSRKAEEKIKEVGGACVLMA; encoded by the exons ATG ccTACCAAGAAGTCCAAAACCAGGAAACTCCGAGGACATGTGAGCCACGGACATGGTCGCGTTG GGAAGCACAGGAAGCATCCTGGAGGTCGTGGTAATGCTGGTGGTATGCATCACCACAGAATCAACTTTGACAAATA CCACCCGGGCTACTTTGGGAAGGTGGGCATGAGACATTACCACTTGAAGAGGAACACGTCCTACTGCCCCACCATCAACCTGGACAAGCTGTGGACGCTGGTGAGCGAGCAGACGCGGGTCAACTACGGCAAGAAGCCCGAGGGCCCCGCGCCCGTCATCGACGCCGTGCGCGCT GGTTACTACAAAGTTCTGGGCAAAGGCAAGCTGCCCAAGCAGCCCGTGATCGTCAAAGCCAAGTTCTTCAGCCGCAAGGCCGAGGAGAAGATCAAGGAAGTGGGAGGAGCCTGTGTGCTGATGGCATAA